The Hydrogenimonas thermophila genome has a segment encoding these proteins:
- a CDS encoding peptidylprolyl isomerase: protein MKHFLLSLLISIIPLFAQESALKDQAIKSSTVVLKTTKGDIVLEIKPEWAPLASQNFLQHVKDGYYDGVPFHRVIRGFMIQTGDPTGTGRGGDSIWHKPFKDEFAPNVVFDRPGIVAMANSGPNTNRSQFFITVAPAPWLNGNYTIFGVVKEGMDTVYNISKTPTGRRDRPVKTIKILKAEIKN, encoded by the coding sequence ATGAAACATTTTCTTCTTTCTCTTTTAATCTCCATAATTCCGCTATTTGCTCAAGAATCTGCATTAAAAGATCAAGCAATTAAAAGCTCGACTGTTGTTCTAAAGACAACTAAGGGTGATATTGTGCTTGAAATAAAACCAGAGTGGGCACCACTTGCTAGTCAAAACTTTTTGCAACATGTAAAAGATGGGTATTATGATGGAGTTCCTTTTCACAGGGTTATTCGAGGCTTTATGATACAAACTGGTGATCCTACCGGTACAGGGCGTGGCGGTGACTCAATTTGGCATAAACCTTTTAAAGATGAGTTTGCACCAAATGTAGTTTTTGATCGTCCAGGTATAGTTGCAATGGCAAACTCAGGTCCTAATACAAATAGAAGCCAATTTTTTATTACTGTTGCTCCTGCTCCTTGGTTGAATGGTAATTATACAATTTTTGGAGTAGTTAAAGAGGGAATGGATACAGTATATAATATTTCAAAAACTCCTACTGGCAGAAGAGACAGACCAGTTAAAACAATCAAAATTTTAAAAGCTGAAATTAAAAACTAG
- the rplS gene encoding 50S ribosomal protein L19, producing the protein MKNRYIESFEQAQVASKNVPEFRAGDTVRVAVNIKEGDKTRIQNFEGVCISIRGEGTGKTFTVRKIGANNVGVERIFPLYSDSIEGIEVVRRGRVRRSKLYYLRNLRGKAARIKELRRK; encoded by the coding sequence ATGAAAAATCGATATATTGAGTCTTTTGAACAAGCTCAGGTAGCTAGCAAAAATGTACCGGAATTCAGAGCCGGTGATACTGTTCGTGTAGCAGTTAACATTAAAGAGGGTGATAAAACACGTATTCAGAATTTTGAAGGCGTATGTATCTCTATTCGTGGTGAAGGTACAGGTAAAACTTTCACTGTAAGAAAAATTGGTGCTAACAATGTTGGTGTAGAGCGTATTTTTCCACTCTATTCTGACAGTATTGAAGGTATTGAAGTTGTTCGCCGAGGTCGTGTACGCCGATCAAAACTTTACTATCTTCGTAACCTTAGAGGTAAAGCTGCTCGTATTAAAGAGCTTCGCCGCAAATAA
- the trmD gene encoding tRNA (guanosine(37)-N1)-methyltransferase TrmD has translation MRFTFVTLFKQLLEGYFEDSILKRAAEKGLLTFDYLNPRDFTKDKHKKVDDTIAGGGAGMVMMAQPIYDALASLKNESPDVHIIFTTPVGKPFRQSDAKRLAKQKSHIAFVSGRYEGIDERVIEIFADECFSIGDYILTGGELPSLVMTDAISRIVPGVLGNADSLEAESFESLLLEAPSFTRPKTFHNLSIPSELLKGNHSKINALKKMMALSKTKYFRPERYLKFTQRESDEKSIY, from the coding sequence ATGCGTTTTACATTTGTAACGCTTTTTAAACAGCTTTTAGAAGGCTACTTTGAAGACTCTATTTTAAAAAGAGCTGCTGAAAAGGGTTTGCTGACGTTTGATTATCTTAACCCAAGAGATTTTACTAAAGACAAGCACAAAAAAGTAGATGACACAATAGCCGGTGGTGGCGCAGGAATGGTGATGATGGCACAGCCAATTTACGATGCACTTGCATCTCTTAAAAATGAGTCACCAGATGTGCACATAATTTTTACAACACCGGTAGGAAAGCCTTTTCGTCAATCTGATGCCAAGCGCTTGGCAAAGCAGAAGAGTCATATTGCATTTGTAAGCGGGCGATATGAGGGAATTGATGAAAGGGTCATCGAAATTTTTGCAGATGAGTGCTTTAGTATAGGTGATTATATACTTACAGGTGGAGAGCTTCCTTCGCTTGTAATGACAGATGCCATCAGTCGTATTGTACCAGGTGTATTGGGGAATGCCGATTCTTTAGAAGCAGAGAGTTTCGAATCACTGCTTCTTGAGGCACCGTCGTTCACACGCCCTAAAACTTTTCATAATTTAAGCATCCCTTCAGAACTATTAAAGGGAAATCATAGTAAAATTAACGCCCTTAAAAAAATGATGGCGTTATCTAAAACAAAATATTTTCGTCCAGAACGATATTTGAAATTTACCCAAAGGGAAAGTGATGAAAAATCGATATATTGA
- the rimM gene encoding ribosome maturation factor RimM (Essential for efficient processing of 16S rRNA) — translation MIPEKLPIARIGKTVGLRGDLRLNLLSDFPEQFKKGATFMSDRGDLTVSSFNAERGTIRFEGIDNIDDAKRLTNAYLYTTKEATEEACKLNEGEYFWYQIIGLEVDDNGNLLGKVEEIERLAGTDYLLVKTDPALVEDGFAKSFLVPYVERYIDRVDLQEGKVFTTGAKVILEAS, via the coding sequence TTGATTCCTGAAAAGCTTCCGATTGCCCGTATAGGCAAAACAGTCGGACTTCGCGGTGATTTAAGGCTTAATCTTTTAAGTGATTTCCCTGAACAGTTCAAAAAGGGTGCTACCTTTATGAGCGACAGAGGAGATCTGACAGTCAGTTCTTTCAATGCTGAACGTGGTACTATTCGATTTGAAGGTATCGATAACATTGATGATGCCAAACGTTTAACTAACGCTTATCTATATACCACAAAAGAGGCAACAGAGGAAGCGTGTAAGTTAAATGAAGGCGAATACTTCTGGTATCAGATCATTGGGCTGGAAGTTGATGATAATGGAAATCTTCTTGGAAAAGTAGAAGAAATTGAGCGTCTAGCAGGAACAGACTATCTATTAGTCAAAACTGACCCTGCTCTTGTTGAAGATGGTTTTGCAAAAAGCTTTTTGGTTCCTTATGTTGAGCGATATATAGATCGCGTTGACTTGCAAGAAGGAAAAGTTTTTACAACAGGAGCAAAAGTAATATTGGAAGCTAGTTGA
- a CDS encoding KH domain-containing protein, whose protein sequence is MIENFVRDLAKLIVSHPEDVVVERHNLGEKFDEIVIYAHKEDAGKLIGKDGRMINALKTLISGCKAKDGISYRVNVRTAEEYRD, encoded by the coding sequence ATGATTGAGAACTTTGTGCGTGATCTTGCAAAACTTATCGTATCACATCCTGAAGATGTTGTTGTCGAACGTCATAATCTTGGAGAAAAGTTCGATGAGATAGTCATTTATGCGCACAAAGAGGATGCAGGAAAACTGATCGGTAAAGATGGGCGTATGATCAACGCGCTTAAAACTCTTATAAGCGGATGTAAGGCTAAAGATGGCATTAGCTATCGTGTAAACGTCCGCACAGCAGAGGAGTATCGGGATTGA
- the rpsP gene encoding 30S ribosomal protein S16, with the protein MTVIRLTRMGRKKRPFYRIVVTDSRKRRDSGWIESIGYYNPMTEPATVKIDEERYNYWLSVGAQPSERVKKLAGK; encoded by the coding sequence ATGACAGTAATCAGACTAACACGTATGGGACGTAAAAAAAGACCTTTTTACAGAATCGTAGTTACAGATAGCAGAAAGCGTCGTGACAGTGGTTGGATAGAGTCAATCGGTTATTATAACCCTATGACTGAGCCTGCTACTGTAAAAATTGATGAAGAGCGCTACAACTACTGGTTGAGTGTTGGTGCACAGCCAAGTGAGCGTGTTAAAAAATTAGCTGGAAAGTAA